One Triticum dicoccoides isolate Atlit2015 ecotype Zavitan unplaced genomic scaffold, WEW_v2.0 scaffold74033, whole genome shotgun sequence genomic window, GATTAACTTTCTGATCTTTTCACCCAGCAAGAAAAAAATCTGTCGCAGAAAATGCGTGTGACAGAGGAATTGAAACTTGTTGTCTTTCGCCCAAGGATCAACCTCACACACACATCAGAAACAGAGCAAATTTGGGGCAATTTCTTCTCTACCTTTTTCTTCAAGTCCAAGGATTATTACAAGGCTTAGGTTTATGTTGTACCCACATGATACATACAGACCAAGTGCTCGACTTTACAAATACGACTCGTCTTGGATTCTAATTCTACCGGCAATTCGAACATTGCCTTGACTCTGAAAGTACATAGCCAAACACAAGCATCCAAACACAACCAGAAATATATTAAGCTATTAACTAATTAATTTGGTAAGACTCCTAAATAGTACAGTGTAACAATGTTTCCTAATTCGCAGGACAAGGCAGTAGCATACATGATGTGAGTCGCATACATTGTGTTACTCAAATGAAATGTTTTTCCTCCGGATGCACGCGCTTCTTGCTTCCTACTGTAAGTTGTGGCGATTGCATCTTACAGCTTATCGTGTAGTTGTAGTAGGGTGGTATGCGAGACCTCCATGCAAGAGCCTCAAATTCCCCTTGTGGTAGTGTGCCACCACGTCCTAAGATGATGTCGTGCACAGTGATCTCGGGGACTTGCTCACTGGAATCTAACTGATGATGTTTGCAAATCAAGAAATATTTACTGCTGCCCCCCAATCTCCAACAATACACCGGGTGCATCTACTCGGAAATGAAGGCATGAGTGCTGGTCAAACATAAGGAGATGTGCCCGTTTATATGCTCTCGCACATTCAAGAGTTGTGCGCCAAAATCGAGCATTCAAGTTATCTCGCAGTATCCCAGCAATGAGATGCGTGCCCGCGAAACACCCTCTGAATCCCAAAGCGATCTCCATTGCCATCACTGCCAGTTTAGGCTGTTCATCAGGGTTTGTGCTTCCGAATGCAAGCGACTTGAAAAAATGCCAGTAAGCTTCTTGAGGGAGATAGTCCATTCGAAGTGCTTCTGTTGTTCCCAGATTCACAATTTTATCTGATCGGCTGGTGATTATGATTTTGCTCCCACCGCGCGGTGTCATGCTGGTTGCCAAAGATTTCAACCTTCTCCATGTTCCTTCATTAATAATGTCCTCAGCCATTTCAACAATAATCAGCAACCTGGTTTGAGAAGCAGAATTTTGATGTCTGACCACTCCTTCATCCTTAAGACTACCTTGTGGAAAGAACAAGATCATTGAGAAGTGATCACGCACACTCCCATCCCTACAGATATACTCAACAAGAGTGCTCTTCCCTACTCTTATTGGCCCAACAATTGGAAGTACAGCAGCCAAGTCTGAAGTAGCGCCAGGATGAAGCAAGAAATTCAGAACCCGATCTTGTTCTGTTTGGCGACCAAACATGCAGTTGTCCAATAGCAAATATGTGCCATAAGGTTGGCGGAGGATCCGAGGATATGACTCCAAGAAGAAAAGAAACTCCTTCATACCAGCTACAGTGTATTCAAGGGTATCAACCATCCGTTGCAGCTCTTCTCGTATGTTGCTGTTTGTGCCAGACAACAGCGCTTCTCTGTTGCTGCTGCCACTGCCGGCCCGAGAGAAACAGAGCCGTTTGGCTGGACTAGATTTACAGAGCGCAGATGATGAGTGGCTTACCTCCTCCTCGTCGAGGGCAGCTTGGAATCTCAAGGAATCAAGAACGTAGCGGCCTCTGTACATTCCTTGCCTCAACATCTTGAGCTGACGGAGCATCCCCTGGTTGGTGATGTCCCGCGCCTCGGCCTCCTCGACGATGACGTCGATTCTCAGCAGGACTCTCTGTAGCCTCTGTTGAATCTTGTTGATGTCAGGCTGCTGCTGGAAGTATTTGCTGATCACGAACGATGCAGACCTGCTGATGAGGTCACCCACGATTGCAGAGACGAGGATATCCATTGATTGTGAACCACCTTGACTCAGAGGCAACTGAATCTGCACCCGCGCCTTCAGTTTCAGGTGTTGATATATTCAGATTAGCTGGAGCTGCACCACCTGGCCTCCAGGTAATGCCACTACTCCCGATCCAGCTTATCTTTCTGATCTTTAAATCTAGCAAGAAAGGAATCTGTCACAAAAAATAAATGTGACAAGAGGAATTGAAACATATTGGCTTTTTGCCCAAGGATCAAACACACGCGTACATGGGAAACAGAGCAAATTTGGTGCACTTTTCCCTACTCTTTTCTTCATAGCAAGGCTTAAGTTTATAGATTACACATAGTATCCTGATCATTAGGATACGGACAAGCAAACTTATGCTACTATGACAGAAGTCCTCCATGCCTACGTGTTAATAGACATGTATGTTACCTAACTTGGCAAGACTCCTAAATTGAGTAATAATGTTTCCTAATTCACAGGACAACAGTGTAGCATACATGATATGAGTCACAGACGGTGTGCTACTCAAACAAAATGTTCTTCCTCTTGATGCACGCGCTTCTTTCTTCCTACTCTAAGTTGTGGTGCTTGCATCTTACAGCTTACCCTGTAGTTGTAGTAGGGCGGTATGCGAGACCTCCATGCAAGAGCCTCAAATTCTCCACAGGGttgtttaccaccacatcctaacaTGATGTCccgcagattgatcttggggacattCTCACTGGAATCTGACGGATGATAGTTGCAAATCAAGAAATATCTGTGTCTCTTTACCAATCTCCAGCAATACACCGGTGCATCTTCCTGCAAACGAAGGTATGGGTGCTGGTCAAACATAAGGAGATTTGTCTGTTTACTTTCTCTTACACACTCAAGAACTGTGCGCCAGAATTGAGCATTCAAGTTATCTCGCAACATCCCAGCAGCAATATGCGCGCTTGTGAAACACTGTCGCAGTTCCAAAGCGATCTCCATGGCCATAGTTGCCAGTTTTGGATGCTCGCCAGGGTTTGTGCTTCCAAATGCAATCGACTTGAAAAAATGCCAATAAGCTTCTTGAGAGAGATAGTCCAGTCGAAGTGCTTCTGTTGTTCCCAGATTCACAATTCTATCTGACCGACTGGTAATTATGATTTTGCTCCCGCCACAAGGTGTCATGCAGGTTGTGGAAGATTTCAGCCTTCTCCATGTTTCATCGTTAATATCCTTGGCTATTTCAATAATAATCAGGAACCTGTTTGGAGAAGCAAAATTCTGATTTCTGAATTTAATATTGTTTTCTCTCAGGTCGATCACTCCTTCATCCTTGACACTGCCTTCTGGAAAGAAGAGGATCATCGAGAAGCGATCACGCACACTCTCATTCCTACAGACATGCTCAACAAGAGTGCTCTTCCCTACTCTTATTGGACCAACGATCGGAAGTATATCCAAATCTGGAGTAGCActaggacacatcaagaaattcagGATCCGCTGCCGTTCCGTTTGGCGACCAAACATGCAATTGTCCAAGAACAAATATGCGCCGTAAGGTTGGCGGAGCATCCGAGGATATAACTCCAAGAAGAAAAGAAACTCCTTCATACCATCCAAGGTGTCTTCAAGGGTATCAACCATCTGTTGCAGCTCTTCTCGCATGTTCCTATTTGTGCCAATTACCAGTGCTTCTCTGTTGCTTCTGCTTCTGCTGGTGCGCGAGAAACGAAGCCGTTTGGCTGGACTGGATTTACACAGTGCAGCCAATGAGCGgctcacctcctcctccccctcctcgtcgAGGGCGGCTTGGAATCTCAACGCATCAAGAACATAATGTCCTCTGTACATTTCTTGCCTCAACATCTTGAGCTGACAGAGCATACCCTGATTGGTGATGTCCCTCCCCTGGGCCTCCTCGACGACGATGTCGATTCTCAATACAACACTCTGTAGCCTCTGGGCAATCTTGTTGACGTCAGGTTGCTGCTGGAAGTATTTGCTGATCAAAAACGACGCCGACCTGCCGACAAGGTCGCCTACGATTGCAGAGATGAGGATATCCATTGATTTTGATTGGGTACCGCCGAACCTCCTCGACTCTGAGCTCGAGTGCTGCAATGGACAAGGGATAAAATTAGCAGTGAGTGATACTAGTCATGGGGGTGTTGCTCAATTTCGACTAGAGACCCGGGCATGTGCTCTGGATGAAAGGTTAGAGGGTGGCTGACTATGTCAAGGTAGTGTGAGTCTTTGCCTGCCGTGTGAAATCAGGTTTGACTTAACGTGTTGTGTGGAATTGCTACttcctttccttttatttattaCTTGTAGGATTAaaaagaaggggagccttggcacagtggtaaagctgctgccttgtgaccatgaggtcatgggttcaagtcctggaaacagcctcttacagaaatgtagggaaaggctgcgtactatagacccaaagtggtcggacccttccccgaccctccgcaagcgggagctacatgcaccgggctgcccttttttttgTAGGATTAAAAAAAATCGCGGAAATACTTATAGGGTTTATTTGGTACATGTCACTGACAACTTCGTgtattgaaaaatgccactgcaaaaaAATGACTCAAGAAAAATGGCATTGTAAAAAAAGGTTTAATTCGATATAGGCCACTGCCCCATTGGCGTATCTTAAATTAGTTTATAAGTTGCATATGGAGTGGTTTGGATAAGAGGATAGTTGGATGTTGATCCTGATTTTTAGAAATGTGTCTGAGATATTTAAGTTTCTCCTTGCCAACCAACTCACTCGAATACACATTTTCTTTGGTTTTGGAGGTGCCGTGGCCATTACTTTTTCTAGCATGAGAGAGCCCCTTTTATTACATGGAAGAAAAACGAAAAGACTTTTATATCGATAGATGATGCACACAAGCATAATTTATTACATGTCTTTTCAAAAAAATATTAATTTATTACATGTCATGGTGTCGCATCAGAACTGACTGATACCCCTTTTTTCCCTTGCAGAATTTCTCCTTGACGTGGTATATAAGTTGGAATTAATTTGGGTAGACTGTTCTGCGAGGAGTGGTGGTTTAGTCAAAGAGCACCAGTGACACACGGGGTAGAAAAACCGGACCGGAGGGTTGGATTTTGACACAAGAGTGGCTCCAGAAACAGTCGAATTTGCTTTACTTTCTACGTTATTTAACTGGGTAATACACAACGGGAGCAGGAAAGTCAGGCCCATCAATCCCAGCCATTCATCCCTGCTTTGCTAGCACAGTGACCCGCACCGTCCGTTGACTGAATCTGTACCTTCAGTTTCAGGTGTTGATGTATTCAGAGTAGCCGGAGCTTGTTAGCTAACTGAATTAAGTTTCAGTTCAGTTAGTTACAGTTTCTGCTCCTAGTAGTTTCAGTTTTTGTTCCAGGTTTAGTTCTGAATATTTTGTTCCAGGTGCATAGTTTTGCATACTGTTGATCAAGTAGCATATTTGGAGAGAAAAAGTTTATCAGATTATCATATTTCATCCCACAAAGATGTCTGAACTACCACAGTAACCAATTACATTCACCTTCTCCAAAAACTTGCAGACAGTATGGCGGGCTTCACCTTCAAGTTTTCTGCCAGCTAGTCACTCAGTTGCCCCTGATCCTGTCCTGGCCATATCTTGTTGCTCCTTGATCTTCTGCTAACTGGAACATGTACTGTAGTGTTTCTCTTTGGTGTCTTGTCAATGCAAAATGCTGGAGAATGCAATTCAACCCGATGAGCAACTGCTGCACAGTGCATCTTTCACATATATGTAACAAGATAACCCCACCTCCTCCCGGGCAGGTTTCAACTCATGATTGATTGGATACTGAATGAGCTGCTGAGGATAGAGGCGGTGGCATTGTGCCCTAGAGGAATCATGAATCATGGAATCACTGATTTCTTGAACCCGAACAGTGAGCTCTGCACAGCAGGTGGTAAATTCATCTAGCTatgattttcagattttttttttgttGAACCATGGAATCATGAATGCGGACTAGCAGTTATTTCCATCGTAAGTACCTGATATGAAATAGATGTCGTGTTAACTGACTATTTCCATTGTCACCTTCTACAACGCACTTGCTTgtgcttcggcattgtgaaggacgcacaaggacatgctttcaaggtgatattcttctcttttgagaacccccaaaccatgcGCATGAATAttgcggatcatactacttgtgttgcttgcatcatgagacttattggtcatcttggaccatttgattgcgcacatgttagagatcttactTCGACTTGTTATTTTCACCTTTTcatgcctcatgacatatataccttgtgtgttgcatccaaatcttagattacttgctcctatcatatggttggttgcaacaatgtcatttcttcatatatgccatgtcccattgattgctacatgcttgtgttgattgcctcacacatgatgaacaattgctctttctattgtgttgagtgccacaatatcttcactacaccctatgcacgttatgcttggattgtcttgcacttgaccatgtgtttagacacttcattttatttggtgttgtgaatgattcctatgcctaccatagacctttcattgagcgttttgtgaatgcttgctatgacctcgaggtagatgcttattctcttgacactcatatttgcatcactacctcacaattGCATACCCGTCCCCATGATATCTtcgcttgtgctcgattgatatgcttacatgccatgtcacaatcctttgtcacaccctatgctatgcttgatgacgataCTTGTTCGGTAAATCACCTCTTGAATGattggttttgcactaatgctaaccatatttgtttttccaagtgtttgtagtCCTTgcaccttttgaaggaatcactagacgatgcaacattggagagtgcc contains:
- the LOC119347702 gene encoding putative disease resistance protein RGA3, with protein sequence MDILISAIVGDLVGRSASFLISKYFQQQPDVNKIAQRLQSVVLRIDIVVEEAQGRDITNQGMLCQLKMLRQEMYRGHYVLDALRFQAALDEEGEEEVSRSLAALCKSSPAKRLRFSRTSRSRSNREALVIGTNRNMREELQQMVDTLEDTLDGMKEFLFFLELYPRMLRQPYGAYLFLDNCMFGRQTERQRILNFLMCPSATPDLDILPIVGPIRVGKSTLVEHVCRNESVRDRFSMILFFPEGSVKDEGVIDLRENNIKFRNQNFASPNRFLIIIEIAKDINDETWRRLKSSTTCMTPCGGSKIIITSRSDRIVNLGTTEALRLDYLSQEAYWHFFKSIAFGSTNPGEHPKLATMAMEIALELRQCFTSAHIAAGMLRDNLNAQFWRTVLECVRESKQTNLLMFDQHPYLRLQEDAPVYCWRLVKRHRYFLICNYHPSDSSENVPKINLRDIMLGCGGKQPCGEFEALAWRSRIPPYYNYRVSCKMQAPQLRVGRKKRVHQEEEHFV